One genomic segment of Dehalogenimonas alkenigignens includes these proteins:
- a CDS encoding UTP--glucose-1-phosphate uridylyltransferase has protein sequence MSAAVKKAVIVAAGAGTRFLPITKAIPKEMLPLLSRPLIQYIVEEITASCISEVVFVIAKGKEVIADYFLPAPELEALLEARGDLTRLEEIKVLPQMARFSRVYQSAPLGLGHAIAAARSSVGDEPFAVILPDDIIDSTTPALQQMLDVYRRHPGSILLVEKCGADEVHRYGVIEGETIGRGIYRVSGLVEKPKAEEAPSNLAVIGRYILEPDVFGAIAATPPGHGGEIQLTDALRLLLKTRPVYACELEGTRYDTGEPGGWLQANNTWASKRGKR, from the coding sequence ATGAGCGCCGCGGTGAAAAAGGCTGTTATCGTTGCCGCTGGTGCCGGTACTCGTTTCCTGCCTATTACAAAAGCCATTCCCAAAGAAATGCTGCCGCTGCTGTCCCGGCCGCTCATCCAATACATCGTTGAAGAGATAACCGCTTCATGCATCAGTGAAGTTGTATTCGTTATTGCCAAGGGCAAAGAGGTTATCGCCGATTATTTTTTACCAGCCCCGGAACTGGAGGCACTGCTGGAAGCCAGGGGCGATCTGACACGCCTCGAAGAAATTAAAGTCCTGCCGCAAATGGCCCGTTTCAGCCGGGTATATCAATCAGCCCCGCTCGGGCTTGGCCACGCCATCGCCGCCGCCCGAAGCTCTGTCGGCGACGAGCCTTTCGCCGTGATCCTGCCGGACGATATTATCGATTCCACAACCCCGGCGCTCCAGCAGATGCTTGATGTTTACCGGCGCCACCCGGGCAGCATTCTGCTGGTCGAAAAATGCGGTGCTGACGAGGTACACAGGTACGGAGTGATTGAAGGAGAAACCATAGGGCGGGGGATATACCGGGTAAGCGGGCTGGTGGAAAAACCGAAAGCTGAAGAAGCCCCTTCCAACCTGGCGGTCATCGGGCGATATATCCTGGAGCCGGATGTCTTCGGCGCTATCGCCGCCACACCACCGGGCCATGGCGGCGAGATACAGCTTACCGACGCTTTGAGGCTGCTCTTGAAGACCCGGCCGGTGTATGCCTGCGAGCTTGAGGGTACCCGCTACGACACCGGCGAGCCAGGCGGCTGGCTCCAGGCCAACAACACCTGGGCGTCGAAGCGGGGCAAACGCTAA